A portion of the Anoplopoma fimbria isolate UVic2021 breed Golden Eagle Sablefish chromosome 15, Afim_UVic_2022, whole genome shotgun sequence genome contains these proteins:
- the LOC129103024 gene encoding uncharacterized protein LOC129103024 codes for MLDTEGQWSEALASNNIKAIIHWLRDFTAEGEADVEEILPTFSCWVQRASEFAKKELLTLCFSRCQGLWMYLDRSSFTRVHMLLQRLRNLLTLAQWARRQLGSAHFWHGMGVPCVVCRNTFDYSDIRRGCWNREHKALKQHIWLGRLVQWWGIMGLLPKYPEANEVKHISQMWKEMDHSHRKACLKTPGWAEGQSERFRSLIQGMLTQLERQHGCIWTSEDGTDQCYPPPNLQALLKLVLVPHIDNTSVQAILMYFVLDMANFLQCKDDLHQSFCHAFTISSSFSHQIRAFWMLDHGHIKASMELLLSPRAAAPCLSWQHRCIIHCLLSRKQPQLALRYLHWTRPAIESVEDAKLCADVLLQNSYVSESLALLKRSHAKSDNMVMYFLQACNGSGLCEALQCISAGYNDEGDIENWTTRPQLPLMMKDPSAGGPPCPLSAKLYQAQRVNAVSPEELVQLVRKAVTEARKPDSKISEVVLVWPEHKARKSNSRDMFLSTQALRQLTPSPSPMDRAEESEQTAHTDEPEKEKPVHNQPKSPGHISSSGDLRSESVSSFVSASCLPLLRQDHTYVYESTLTLQRISSLLTDGENQSGEEEEEVEEESRNPSSVDALKDCPEQTMTLDGATDSIFVSNLNKDIVVQLVLSAEEKMACCKREEIIHSPPDVTDLWSSALSLNQEEQSNCIRTGQQDISLLTTVCSSIFPTQLQISGCSLTTSLSCNIIPTSAPSDTTNENSLKAHLTMDKPCVRSTSTGLGHCKMGRWWEQDLETRRASTGLLPAAEPGAAITSGATSRASRSATSLPGMAIASKLIVRSYGG; via the exons ATGCTGGATACAGAGGGCCAGTGGTCAGAGGCGTTAGCCAGCAACAACATAAAAGCCATCATACACTGGCTGCGGGATTTTACAGCTGAAG GGGAGGCTGATGTGGAGGAAATCCTACCGACTTTCAGCTGCTGGGTACAGAGGGCATCAGAGTTTGCCAAAAAGGAGTTATTAACACTGt GTTTCAGCCGTTGCCAGGGCCTGTGgatgtacctggaccgtagctCTTTCACCAGGGTGCACATGCTGCTCCAGAGACTGAGGAACTTGCTCACTCTCGCCCAGTGGGCAAGAAGGCAGCTTGGTTCAGCCCACTTCTGGCACG gaaTGGGGGTCCCATGCGTGGTCTGCAGGAATACATTCGACTACTCAGACATCAGACGTGGCTGCTGGAACCGAGAGCACAAGGCCCTAAAGCAACACATCTGGCTAGGGCGGCTGGTTCAGTGGTGGGGCATTATGGGACTTCTGCCCAAGTACCCTG AAGCTAATGAGGTGAAACACATCTCTCAGATGTGGAAGGAAATGGATCACAGCCATCGGAAAGCTTGTCTCAAGACACCTGG TTGGGCCGAGGGACAATCGGAAAGATTCAGGTCCTTGATACAGGGTATGCTGACTCAGCTGGAAAGACAACATGGGTGCATTTGGACTTCTGAAGATGGCACAGACCAGTGCTATCCTCCTCCTAATCTGCAGGCCCTGCTAAAGCTTGTGTTGGTGCCTCATATTGACAACACGTCAGTTCAAGCCATT CTCATGTACTTTGTCCTGGATATGGCGAACTTCCTGCAGTGCAAAGACGACCTCCACCAATCTTTCTGCCACGCTTTCACTATTTCTTCCAGCTTTTCCCACCAAATCAGGGCCTTCTGGATGCTTGATCATGGACACATCAAG GCCTCCATGGAGTTATTGCTGAGCCCCAGGGCTGCTGCTCCCTGTCTCTCCTGGCAGCATCGCTGCATCATCCACTGTTTGCTATCAAGGAAGCAGCCTCAGTTAGCGTTAAGGTACCTCCACTGGACCAGACCTGCAATAGAGAGCGTTGAGGATGCTAAGCTCTGTGCAGATGTGCTACTTCAAAACAG TTATGTATCTGAATCCTTGGCTCTGCTGAAGAGAAGCCACGCAAAAAGTGACAACATGGTCATGTACTTTCTCCAGGCTTGTAATGGATCTGGTCTGTGTGAGGCTTTACAGTGCATCTCTGCAGGATACAAT GATGAAGGAGACATTGAAAATTGGACTACAAGGCCACAGTTGCCACTGATGATGAAAG ACCCGTCAGCAGGAGGACCACCCTGCCCGCTGTCTGCCAAACTGTATCAGGCTCAGAGAGTCAATGCAGTGTCGCCAGAGGAACTGGTCCAACTAGTCAGAAAGGCTGTGACAGAAGCGAGAAAGCCAGATTCTAAGATAAG TGAGGTGGTGTTGGTGTGGCCGGAGCACAAAGCGAGAAAATCGAACAGCAGAGATATGTTTCTGTCAACCCAGGCTCTCCGTCAACTCACGCCCAGCCCCTCCCCAATGGACAGGGCAGAAGAATCAGAGCAAACGGCACATACAGATGAACCAGAAAAGGAAAAGCCCGTCCATAAT CAACCGAAGTCACCAGGGCACATTTCTTCTTCTGGGGATCTGAGATCTGAGTCTGTCTCCTCCTTCGTCTCAGCCTCCTGCTTGCCTCTGTTGAGACAGGACCATACTTATGTCTATGAAAGTACATTGACTCTGCAGAggatctcctctctcctcactgatGGAGAGAACCAAAgtggggaagaggaggaggaggtagaagaagagagcagAAACCCTTCCTCAGTTGATGCCCTGAAAGATTGCCCTGAGCAGACAATGACACTAGATGGAGCCACAGACTCTATTTTTGTTAGCAACTTGAACAAGGACATTGTGGTACAGCTGGTGCTTTCTGCAGAGG AGAAAATGGCCTGCTGTAAACGAGAAGAAATCATTCACAGTCCCCCAGATGTCACTGATCTGTGGAGCTCTGCATTGTCACTCAACCAAGAAGAACAATCAAACTGCATCAGGACTGGTCAGCAGGACATATCCCTTCTCACCACAGTGTGTAGCTCCATTTTCCCCACACAGCTTCAGATCTCTGGTTGCTCTCTGACAACAAGCCTATCCTGCAACATCATACCCACCTCTGCTCCGTCTGACACCACCAATGAAAACTCCCTCAAAGCCCATTTAACGATGGACAAACCCTGTGTTCGAAGCACCTCCACCGGGCTCGGCCATTGCAAAATGGGTAGATGGTGGGAACAAGACCTGGAGACCCGCAGAGCTTCCACAGGCCTTCTACCTGCTGCAGAGCCAGGAGCAGCTATCACATCAG
- the LOC129103025 gene encoding photoreceptor outer segment membrane glycoprotein 2-like: protein MAVLRLKLTKNKRDKLAQVLWILNWISVLTGILLFSLGLFLKVEINKRGELMAERDIQYVPNMLIAVGLIACAINFLGGKICYDCVDTTKFLRWKLIMLPYIVCTFFFTFCVLVGALMCYSMHGELEESLNLGLTEAIRFYKDTDTPGRCFLKRTVDMLQIEFHCCGNNGYKDWFQIQWISNRYLDMSKKEVVDRLRSNVEGKYLMDGVPFSCCNINSPRPCIQQQITNNSAHFNYEHQTEELNLWKKGCRQALLEYYTHIVQSIGLTVLITWLFELSVLTGVRYLQTSLENGLRQGDLNSESDGWLLENSFMETARMNLNIIKCLGKGNQIDTADNGDPNINVPSTSKAHYGPDNVPPQEIPEAS, encoded by the exons ATGGCGGTCCTGAGACTGAAGTTAACCAAGAACAAGAGAGACAAGCTGGCTCAGGTGCTGTGGATCCTGAACTGGATCTCAGTGTTGACCGGGATCCTCCTGTTCAGCCTGGGGCTCTTCCTTAAGGTGGAGATCAACAAGCGAGGAGAGCTGATGGCTGAGAGGGACATCCAGTACGTGCCCAACATGCTGATTGCTGTCGGCCTCATCGCCTGTGCCATAAACTTTCTGGGAGGGAAGATCTGCTACGACTGCGTGGACACCACCAAGTTCTTGCGCTGGAAGCTGATCATGCTGCCCTACATAGTATGCaccttcttcttcaccttctgCGTCCTGGTAGGAGCTCTGATGTGTTACAGCATGCATGGGGAGCTAGAGGAGTCTCTGAACCTGGGGCTGACGGAGGCCATCAGGTTCTATaaggacacagacacaccagGGCGATGCTTCCTGAAGCGAACGGTGGACATGCTGCAGATAGAGTTCCACTGCTGTGGGAACAACGGCTATAAAGACTGGTTTCAAATACAGTGGATCAGCAACCGTTACCTGGATATGTCCAAAAAGGAGGTGGTGGA CCGATTAAGAAGTAACGTAGAAGGGAAGTACCTGATGGACGGAGTCCCCTTCAGCTGCTGCAATATCAATTCCCCTCGGCCCTGCATCCAGCAGCAGATCACCAACAACTCTGCTCACTTCAACTACGAGCACCAGACGGAGGAGCTGAACCTGTGGAAGAAAGGGTGTCGTCAGGCGCTGCTGGAGTACTACACCCATATAGTGCAGTCCATTGGCCTCACGGTCCTCATCACCTGGCTGTTTGAG CTGTCGGTGTTGACAGGTGTTCGTTACCTCCAGACTTCTCTGGAAAATGGGCTGAGACAGGGCGACCTCAACTCTGAGTCTGACGGCTGGCTGCTAGAAAATAGCTTTATGGAAACAGCCCGCATGAACCTGAACATCATAAAGTGCCTCGGCAAGGGCAACCAGATAGACACGGCCGACAATGGAGACCCCAACATTAATGTTCCCTCCACCTCTAAAGCCCACTATGGGCCAGACAATGTGCCCCCACAGGAAATACCTGAGGCCAGTTGA